The window TGGCCTGCAACACCTGAGTCAGCTCGCGCGGGACCTCCGTGGTGCGCTCCATGGAGAGCCCGCCGACCTGCAGCACGGCGAAGAAGAACGACGCCAGCACGGTGCCCAGCGGGGCCGCCGCCGCGAGCAGCGCCGCGGTAAGACCCGTCCAGGTGTAGCCGGGCGCCGTCAGCGAACCGTCGAGGAAGCGGTACGGGAAGCTCAGTACGCCGATCGCGCCGACCAGTCCGGCGAGCGCGCCGGAAGTGGCCATCAACCGGAGGGTGAGCCCCTTGCGTTCCACGCCCGCGTACGCGGCGAAGCGGGGATTGAGGCCGGTCATGCGGATCTCGTACCCGATGGCCGTGCGCCGGTCGGCGAACCAGTAGGCGGCCGCCGCGAGCACGACGAGAACCAGCCCGAACGTCACGGTCGACGTACCGAAGGCGGGCAGCGCCACGCCGTCGGGGAGCCGCCGCGTCTGGGGCAGGCTGGATCCGGGCTCCTTGAGCGGATACCGCACCAGATAGGAGGCGAACGAGGTCGCCGGATAGCTGAGCAACAGGCTGCTCACCAGCAGCGGCACCCCGAACCGGTTCTCGCAGAGCGCGGCCAGCGCGGCGTACGCGGCACCCGCCGTGATCCCGGCGAGGAGCGCGAGCACGACGGTGAGCGGCGCGGGCAGCGGCGAGTACAGCCCGGTGACGGCGGCCGCGATGCCGCCGAGCACCATCTGGCCGTCCCCGCCGAGGTTGATGAGCCCGGCGCGCAGCGGAATCGCCAGCGCGAGCGCCATCCCCAGCACACTGGTCCCGGTGCTGAGCGTCGCTCCGATCCCGTCGGCCCCGAGCGAGCCGGTGACGACGGCCCCGTACGCGGCGAACGGATCGGCGCCCGTGCCGACCAGGAACAGCGCGCCGATGACGAGCCCGGCGAGCACGGAGAAGGTGACGGGGGAGCGGAGCGCCCCCGCGATGCGGTCCGTCGATGGGCGGGCCATGTCAGTCTCCGTCCGGCGCGGGGGTGTTGGGCGCGGCGGCCGTCGGGGCCGGTGTCGCGACGGCGGCTGCTGTGGCTGCTGTTGCGGATACGGGCTCGGCCGTGCCGCCCGCCATCGCCAGGCCTAGCGTCGCCTCGTCCGCGTCCGACTTGGTGTACGAAGCCGTCACCCGGCCCTCGTACATCACCAGGACCCGGTCGGCGAGGCCGCGGATCTCGCTGAGTTCGGCGGAGACGAGGAGGACGGCGTGGCCCGCGTCGCGGTAGGCGACGAGCTCGTCGTGGATGGCCTGGATCGCGCCGATGTCCACTCCCCGGGTGGGCTGTTCGACCAGCAACAGCGGTGCCCCGTGGGCGAGTTCGCGGCCGATCAGGAGCTTCTGGAGGTTGCCGCCGGACAGTGCGGAGGCCGGTACGTCGGGTGTGGACGCCTTGATGCCGAAGCGTTCGACGAGTGCGCGCGCGTGGGCACGTACCGCCGAGGGCGGCAGCAGTCCGTGCCGTGAGGAGAGTGTGGTGCGGTGGTGGCCCATCGCGAGGTTGTCCGCGACGGTCGCCGCGGGCGCGGTGCCGACCGCGTGGCGGTCCTCCGGCACGTACGCGAGGCCCTTCGAGCGCCGCTCGGTCGCCGAGGCGTGCGTGATGTCCTCGCCCCGAAGACCGACCCGCCCGGCCGTGACCGGCCGCAGTCCGGCGAGCGCCTCGACGAGTTCGCTCTGGCCGTTGCCCGCGACCCCTGCGATACCGACGATCTCCCCGGCACGGACGGCCAGTTGGACCTCCCGCACACCCGCTGTGCTCAGCCCCTCGACGTCCAGCACGACCTCACCGGGGCTGCCCTCGGGGTGGACCCGGTCCAGGTCGACCGCGCGGCCGGTCATCGCGGTCGCGATCTCGGCGGCGGTCGTGTCGGCGGTGCGCAGCCGCGCGACCACCCTGCCGTCCCGCAGGACCGTGACGTTGTCGCTGCCTTCGAGCACCTCACGCAGTTTGTGCGTGACAAGGATCACCGTGCGGCCCTGCGCGGTCAGCGACCGTAGGACCGCGAACAGGGCGTCGGCCTCGGCGGGCGTGAGCACGGCCGTCGGCTCGTCGAGGATGAGCGTACGGGCGCCGCGGTGCAGCAGTTTCAGGATCTCGACGCGCTGCCGCAGTCCGACCGGCAGGTCGCCGACCCTGGCGTCCGGATCGACGGCGAGGCCGTGCTCCTCGGCGAGTTCACGCACCCGGCGCCGCGCCGCCGCCCGGTCCAGCAGGCCGAAACGGCGCGGCTCGGCCCGGTAGACGACGTTCTCGGCGACCGTCAGCGAGTCGAACAGCTTGAAGCTCTGGTGGACCATGCCGAGCCCGGCGGCCATCGCGGCGCCCGGGCTCCCGAAGGACACCTCGTGCCCCTCGATCCGTATCGACCCCGCGTCAGGCCGCTCCATCCCGTACAGGACGGACATCAGCGTGGACTTGCCCGCGCCGTTCTCGCCCATCAGGGCGTGGATCTCGCCGCGCCGGACGGTCAGGTCGACCGAGTCGTTGGCGAGGGTGCCGGGGAAGCGCTTGGTGATGCCGCGCAGCTCGACGACCGCGGGTGCGCCAACTGCGGGAGCGTCGGCCGCGAGCGCGTCACCGGAGGTGTCGACGCCCGCGGCCGGTCCGTCACTTGGTCGCCGGGTCATCGACCGTCAGCTCTCCGGACACGATCCGGTCGCGCAGTGCCTCGACCTTCTTCAGTACGTCCTCGTGCTCGGCGATCACGCACTTGGAGGACTCCACGCCGTCCTCCAGGCCCGTGAGGCTGATGCCGCCCTCCTTGAGGCCGTACGAGACGGTCTTGCCGCCCTTGCCGGCGAGGACCTGCTCGACGCCCTCCCGCACGGCGACGTCCGTCTTCTTGATCACGTTGTCGACGACCGTGCCGGGCGCGGCCGTGCACTGGTTGACGTCCACGCCGTACGCGTACGCGCCCTTCGCCTTGGCCGCTTCGAAGACCCCGTAGTTGCTGGCCGCGGCCGCCGCCATGATCTGGTCGGCGCCCTTGGCGAGCAGCGAGTTCGCCTGCTCCTTGGCGCGCGCCGAGTCGTCGAACGGCGACTGGCCGCCGACGAACCGGGTGCTCGCGGACGTCTTCGCGGAGACCTTCTTCGCGCCGGCCGCGAACGGGTCGCTGTAGCGCCGGAACTGCGGGGTGTCGAGGACGTCGACCGCGCCGACCTTGCCGCTCTTGCTCAGCAGTCCGGCCTCGGCACCCGCCAGATAGAC is drawn from Streptomyces liliifuscus and contains these coding sequences:
- a CDS encoding ABC transporter permease, which encodes MARPSTDRIAGALRSPVTFSVLAGLVIGALFLVGTGADPFAAYGAVVTGSLGADGIGATLSTGTSVLGMALALAIPLRAGLINLGGDGQMVLGGIAAAVTGLYSPLPAPLTVVLALLAGITAGAAYAALAALCENRFGVPLLVSSLLLSYPATSFASYLVRYPLKEPGSSLPQTRRLPDGVALPAFGTSTVTFGLVLVVLAAAAYWFADRRTAIGYEIRMTGLNPRFAAYAGVERKGLTLRLMATSGALAGLVGAIGVLSFPYRFLDGSLTAPGYTWTGLTAALLAAAAPLGTVLASFFFAVLQVGGLSMERTTEVPRELTQVLQAIVIVFLAARLSFPRRRRKTAQEPIAQGEFA
- a CDS encoding ABC transporter ATP-binding protein, with translation MTRRPSDGPAAGVDTSGDALAADAPAVGAPAVVELRGITKRFPGTLANDSVDLTVRRGEIHALMGENGAGKSTLMSVLYGMERPDAGSIRIEGHEVSFGSPGAAMAAGLGMVHQSFKLFDSLTVAENVVYRAEPRRFGLLDRAAARRRVRELAEEHGLAVDPDARVGDLPVGLRQRVEILKLLHRGARTLILDEPTAVLTPAEADALFAVLRSLTAQGRTVILVTHKLREVLEGSDNVTVLRDGRVVARLRTADTTAAEIATAMTGRAVDLDRVHPEGSPGEVVLDVEGLSTAGVREVQLAVRAGEIVGIAGVAGNGQSELVEALAGLRPVTAGRVGLRGEDITHASATERRSKGLAYVPEDRHAVGTAPAATVADNLAMGHHRTTLSSRHGLLPPSAVRAHARALVERFGIKASTPDVPASALSGGNLQKLLIGRELAHGAPLLLVEQPTRGVDIGAIQAIHDELVAYRDAGHAVLLVSAELSEIRGLADRVLVMYEGRVTASYTKSDADEATLGLAMAGGTAEPVSATAATAAAVATPAPTAAAPNTPAPDGD
- a CDS encoding BMP family ABC transporter substrate-binding protein → MPRRPRSLHLAAVATGTVLLATAATGCNAAAKNDDSTTAKSGGKTFTLVTPDPVGQNEFLKLAVDGVKAAAKAHDGTQKVYQSSDTASQQQNVQAAVDAAPDVIVLVGFEFADVVAQQAEAHPKQQFLVIDACTTKTFENVSCAVFREHEGVYLAGAEAGLLSKSGKVGAVDVLDTPQFRRYSDPFAAGAKKVSAKTSASTRFVGGQSPFDDSARAKEQANSLLAKGADQIMAAAAASNYGVFEAAKAKGAYAYGVDVNQCTAAPGTVVDNVIKKTDVAVREGVEQVLAGKGGKTVSYGLKEGGISLTGLEDGVESSKCVIAEHEDVLKKVEALRDRIVSGELTVDDPATK